In Actinomycetota bacterium, the following proteins share a genomic window:
- the ruvB gene encoding Holliday junction branch migration DNA helicase RuvB: protein MDDRIISTSFTEEDVDYERTLRPKRLDEFIGQARVKDSLDLFIAAAKNRGEALDHVMLSGPPGLGKTTLAGIIANELGVGIKVTSGPAIERAGDLAAILTNLQPSDVLFIDEIHRLHRQVEEILYPAMEDFELDIIIGKGPSARSLRLELPHFTMVGATTRQGLITSPLRDRFGVNCRFDYYANDELDEIIKRSAAILDVAIDSAGALEVARRSRGTPRVANRLLKRVRDYAQVKGDGHITKDIADKALAFLEVDEFGLDRTDRQILHTLIEKFAGAPVGLNTLAASIGEETETLEDVYEPYLLQLGFIQRTPRGRVATERACRHLGLENSNAAGQSSENQLF from the coding sequence ATGGACGACCGGATTATCAGCACATCCTTTACCGAAGAAGACGTCGATTACGAGCGCACCCTCAGGCCTAAGCGCCTCGATGAGTTTATCGGGCAGGCGCGCGTCAAAGATTCGCTCGACCTCTTTATCGCGGCGGCGAAAAATCGCGGCGAGGCGCTCGACCACGTTATGCTCAGCGGCCCCCCGGGCTTGGGTAAGACGACGCTCGCGGGCATCATCGCAAACGAACTCGGCGTCGGAATCAAGGTGACGTCGGGGCCGGCAATCGAGCGGGCGGGTGACTTGGCGGCCATCCTTACTAACTTGCAGCCAAGCGATGTGCTCTTCATCGACGAGATACACCGTCTGCACCGCCAGGTCGAGGAGATACTCTACCCGGCGATGGAGGACTTCGAACTTGATATCATCATCGGAAAAGGCCCGTCGGCGCGCTCGCTCCGCCTGGAGCTGCCCCATTTCACCATGGTCGGCGCGACGACGAGGCAGGGTTTGATAACCTCACCGCTGAGAGACCGCTTCGGCGTAAACTGTCGTTTCGACTACTATGCAAACGATGAGTTGGATGAGATAATCAAGCGCTCGGCGGCGATTTTGGATGTCGCCATCGATTCCGCCGGAGCGCTAGAGGTCGCGCGGCGCTCGCGGGGAACGCCGCGCGTCGCCAACCGGCTCCTAAAACGGGTCCGCGATTACGCGCAGGTGAAGGGTGACGGCCACATAACCAAAGATATCGCCGACAAGGCGCTCGCGTTCTTGGAGGTAGATGAGTTCGGCCTCGACCGGACCGACCGCCAGATACTCCATACTCTCATCGAGAAGTTCGCCGGCGCCCCGGTGGGCTTAAACACGCTCGCCGCGTCTATCGGCGAGGAGACCGAGACGCTGGAGGATGTCTACGAGCCGTATCTCTTGCAGCTCGGGTTCATCCAGCGCACACCGCGCGGCCGCGTTGCCACC